In Priestia megaterium NBRC 15308 = ATCC 14581, the following proteins share a genomic window:
- a CDS encoding anion permease has protein sequence MAETTKKPAGEVKFLPLLICLAIGLILWFITPPSGLDVKAWHLFAIFVATIVGLIIKPLPLGSVAILSLTIIVLTNTLTLEQSLSGFQNTTIWLIVIAFFISRGFIKTGLGTRVAYIFVRLFGKKTLGLSYSLIVSDLLLSPAMPSNTARAGGIILPIIRSLSETYGSRTGDGTERRVGAFLTKVSFQGDMITSAMFVTAMAANPLAVKMTEQITGKTISWVGWAAAAIVPGIISLIVIPLVIYKLYPPELKETPEASEIAAKKLNEMGPLKKEEWYMIGVFLLLLVLWIFGANLNINATTTAFIGLCALLLTQVLSWSDIKKEQGAWDTLVWFAVLVMMATFLNDLGMIPWFSDLMKGTVSHMSWMTALIVLAVAYFYSHYFFASNTAHVSAMYAAFLSVIVAAGAPPLLSALILAFFSNLFGCLTHYGSGPAPVFFGSGYVTQQKWWSLGFLISIIHIIIWIGIGGLWWKLLGLW, from the coding sequence ATGGCTGAAACAACAAAAAAGCCTGCCGGCGAAGTGAAATTTCTTCCTTTATTAATTTGTCTGGCAATCGGACTTATTTTATGGTTTATTACACCTCCGTCTGGACTTGATGTGAAGGCTTGGCACTTATTCGCTATTTTTGTGGCTACTATCGTAGGGCTTATCATTAAACCATTGCCATTAGGCAGTGTAGCTATTTTATCTTTAACCATTATTGTATTAACTAATACATTAACACTTGAACAATCGCTCAGCGGTTTTCAAAATACGACGATTTGGTTAATCGTTATTGCATTCTTTATTTCTAGAGGTTTTATTAAGACTGGTCTAGGAACAAGGGTTGCCTACATTTTTGTTCGTTTGTTCGGTAAAAAGACGTTGGGATTATCGTATTCTCTTATCGTAAGTGACTTGCTTTTATCACCTGCAATGCCGTCTAATACAGCGCGAGCTGGAGGAATTATTCTTCCAATCATTCGTTCTTTATCCGAAACATACGGATCCAGAACTGGAGACGGTACGGAGCGCAGAGTCGGCGCTTTCTTAACAAAAGTATCGTTTCAAGGAGATATGATCACATCCGCTATGTTCGTAACGGCAATGGCGGCCAATCCTCTTGCTGTTAAAATGACGGAACAAATTACAGGCAAGACTATTTCATGGGTTGGCTGGGCAGCGGCTGCAATTGTACCTGGAATTATTAGTTTAATTGTTATTCCGCTTGTTATTTATAAGCTGTATCCGCCAGAATTAAAAGAAACGCCGGAAGCATCTGAAATTGCAGCAAAAAAACTAAATGAAATGGGTCCGTTAAAGAAAGAAGAATGGTACATGATTGGCGTATTTTTACTTCTTCTTGTGCTGTGGATTTTTGGAGCTAATTTAAATATTAATGCAACAACAACTGCTTTTATTGGTCTATGTGCGCTGCTTTTAACGCAAGTGTTAAGCTGGTCGGACATCAAAAAAGAACAGGGAGCATGGGATACATTAGTTTGGTTTGCTGTTTTGGTTATGATGGCAACCTTCTTAAATGATCTAGGCATGATTCCTTGGTTCAGTGATCTGATGAAAGGCACTGTTAGTCATATGTCTTGGATGACGGCGTTGATTGTACTAGCTGTTGCGTATTTTTATTCTCACTACTTTTTTGCGAGTAATACGGCTCATGTCAGCGCTATGTACGCAGCATTTTTATCTGTCATCGTGGCCGCTGGTGCGCCTCCGTTACTGTCAGCATTAATTTTAGCGTTCTTTAGCAATTTATTTGGCTGTTTAACTCACTACGGCAGTGGACCGGCACCGGTGTTCTTCGGTAGTGGATATGTAACGCAGCAAAAATGGTGGTCGCTCGGCTTTTTAATTTCAATTATTCATATTATCATTTGGATTGGAATTGGCGGCTTGTGGTGGAAACTGCTAGGTCTATGGTAA
- a CDS encoding two-component system regulatory protein YycI — MDWNRTKTIFIFTFLILNIYLGYQIFKTHQEDQYSLFVESSVEEQLTSEGIEYKHLPTDVKEASSLNAKSKLFKDEDLKKLKEQKAALLEEKTIRSVLDKPFSVPEKSPEAKLSQFLKRYVISGKEYELWNVNKEKKTVTFFQQYKKHKIFDNENGMIVAHLNDKDEIISYEQTMLGSVKTLDDEQDVLTPLKALENLFLKDELKKKDSVTKVEFGYYTFDLPLLNSQVLAPTWHIVVNGDTSYFVNAFEGQIIKKGNK, encoded by the coding sequence ATGGATTGGAATAGAACAAAAACCATCTTTATTTTCACTTTCTTGATTCTTAATATTTACTTAGGCTATCAGATTTTTAAAACTCATCAAGAAGATCAGTATTCTCTATTTGTAGAGTCGAGCGTTGAAGAACAATTAACGAGTGAAGGCATTGAATATAAACATTTGCCTACAGATGTGAAAGAAGCTTCGTCGTTAAATGCCAAAAGCAAACTGTTTAAAGATGAAGATTTAAAAAAGCTTAAAGAACAAAAAGCAGCGCTGCTTGAGGAAAAAACAATTCGAAGCGTATTAGACAAACCTTTTTCAGTACCTGAAAAAAGTCCCGAAGCAAAGCTAAGTCAATTTCTAAAACGGTATGTGATCTCAGGTAAGGAGTATGAGCTATGGAATGTTAACAAAGAGAAAAAAACAGTTACATTCTTTCAACAATATAAGAAGCATAAAATCTTTGACAATGAAAATGGTATGATCGTTGCTCACTTAAATGACAAAGATGAAATTATTTCGTATGAACAAACGATGCTAGGTTCTGTAAAAACGTTAGATGATGAGCAGGATGTTTTAACGCCTTTAAAAGCATTAGAAAATTTGTTTTTGAAGGATGAATTGAAAAAGAAAGATTCTGTAACAAAAGTAGAGTTTGGGTACTATACGTTTGATCTGCCGTTACTAAATTCTCAAGTTTTAGCACCAACTTGGCACATCGTTGTAAATGGAGATACGAGTTATTTTGTAAATGCCTTTGAAGGACAGATCATTAAAAAAGGAAATAAATAA
- the rlmH gene encoding 23S rRNA (pseudouridine(1915)-N(3))-methyltransferase RlmH — protein sequence MNISIITIGKLKEKYLKQGIQEYLKRLSSYAKVEIIELADEKAPENLSESEMEQVKQKEGERILAKISDDTHVIALAINGKQKSSEELAKEIDSLATYGKSKIAFVIGGSLGLSSEVMKRSNAALSFSKMTFPHQLMRLVLVEQIYRAFRIIRNEPYHK from the coding sequence GTGAATATCTCTATTATAACCATTGGAAAGCTAAAAGAAAAATACTTAAAACAAGGTATTCAAGAATATTTAAAGCGCTTATCAAGCTATGCAAAAGTAGAAATTATTGAGCTTGCAGATGAAAAAGCGCCAGAAAACTTAAGTGAATCTGAAATGGAACAGGTAAAACAAAAAGAAGGAGAGCGCATCTTAGCGAAAATCTCAGACGATACTCATGTGATCGCATTAGCTATTAACGGAAAACAAAAATCTTCCGAGGAACTCGCAAAAGAAATTGATTCATTAGCTACCTACGGAAAAAGCAAAATAGCATTTGTCATTGGCGGGTCGCTTGGTTTAAGTAGCGAAGTAATGAAACGCTCAAACGCAGCCCTTTCTTTTTCAAAGATGACGTTTCCTCATCAGCTTATGCGCCTAGTATTAGTAGAACAGATTTACCGAGCTTTTCGTATTATTCGAAATGAACCTTATCATAAATAG
- a CDS encoding PhoX family protein encodes MKKRVSLGLSLTLLASSATSAFAAEHHPVQHPKQIKSVEFQPMKAPTTIENMIKTYTEASVKVTYKDGSVEETPLNYNQLFLSKDKIVDNKGELIAAGTPIDANGDPIIDRSVPDKPSPYVSDAPDSNSFITINDKSYIISHYEYESVNNAGKEISGLPASMTLTQVDRDDKTGKLTVNHAKKIDFSNVNGLWTPCNGSTTDWGTHLGSEEYEPDARAFEDPSSSSYKDVTNFAKLYFGDMPKANPYYYGWIPEISVDESGNASVVKHYSTGRFSHEMMQVLPDNKTALFGDDGSNTMMFMYVADKEKDFSAGTLYAAKFKQTSTKNGGKGDLQWMKLGHATDNEVKTIIDKGTKFSDIFETADQPTKGFKAVKTAASKKVEYLKVKPGMEKAAAFLESRRYGAILGATSEFNKMEGLTVNKKDKKAYMAISYQNSAMLKESDAVQDDIQLPKLESGVTYQLNLGSHQKDQAKGKINSRYVPASMEGLLIGQDLEKADAYGNKADPNKVANPDNLTYSNDLNTLFIGEDSSLHTNNFVWAYNVKTKKLSRILSVPVGAEATGLRAVENIKNSRYVLSNYQHPGEDISDKNITAVDKEELANAMKESIGIQETGGVGYISGLPSKDRAPYKKH; translated from the coding sequence ATGAAAAAACGAGTATCTCTTGGACTATCTCTCACTCTTTTAGCTTCTAGCGCCACTTCTGCTTTTGCAGCAGAACATCACCCAGTTCAACATCCAAAACAAATCAAAAGCGTCGAGTTTCAGCCAATGAAAGCACCTACTACGATTGAAAATATGATTAAAACGTATACAGAGGCATCTGTAAAAGTAACGTATAAAGATGGAAGCGTTGAAGAAACGCCGCTTAACTATAACCAGCTCTTTCTTTCAAAAGATAAAATTGTCGATAATAAAGGGGAATTAATCGCCGCAGGTACACCGATCGATGCAAACGGGGATCCGATTATTGACCGAAGCGTTCCTGATAAGCCATCACCGTACGTATCAGATGCACCGGATTCAAACAGCTTTATCACCATCAACGATAAGTCTTATATTATTTCACATTATGAATATGAATCTGTTAATAATGCTGGAAAAGAGATTTCCGGTCTTCCTGCTTCAATGACGCTTACACAAGTTGACCGAGATGATAAAACAGGAAAACTGACCGTCAACCATGCTAAAAAAATTGATTTTTCTAATGTAAATGGTTTGTGGACGCCGTGTAATGGCTCGACAACGGATTGGGGTACTCACCTTGGTTCAGAAGAATATGAGCCTGATGCACGTGCTTTTGAAGACCCTTCATCCAGCTCTTATAAAGACGTCACGAACTTCGCTAAGCTTTATTTCGGCGACATGCCAAAAGCAAATCCTTACTACTACGGCTGGATTCCAGAAATTTCAGTAGATGAAAGCGGCAATGCGTCGGTCGTAAAACATTACAGCACAGGTCGTTTTTCACACGAAATGATGCAGGTACTTCCAGATAACAAAACCGCTCTTTTTGGAGACGATGGGTCTAATACCATGATGTTTATGTATGTAGCAGATAAGGAAAAAGACTTCTCAGCAGGAACTCTTTATGCGGCAAAGTTTAAACAAACGAGCACAAAAAATGGAGGTAAAGGCGACCTTCAGTGGATGAAGCTTGGCCATGCAACAGACAATGAAGTGAAAACAATAATCGACAAAGGCACAAAATTTAGTGATATTTTTGAAACAGCTGACCAGCCTACAAAAGGATTTAAAGCAGTCAAAACCGCCGCAAGTAAAAAAGTTGAATATTTAAAAGTAAAGCCTGGCATGGAAAAAGCAGCTGCCTTTTTAGAATCACGCCGATACGGTGCAATTTTAGGTGCAACATCTGAATTCAACAAGATGGAAGGACTAACGGTTAACAAAAAAGACAAAAAAGCGTATATGGCTATTTCTTACCAAAATAGTGCCATGCTAAAAGAATCTGATGCTGTACAAGATGATATTCAGCTTCCAAAACTAGAGTCTGGTGTGACCTACCAGCTGAACTTAGGATCGCATCAAAAAGACCAAGCAAAAGGCAAGATTAACAGTCGCTACGTTCCTGCAAGCATGGAAGGGCTACTGATTGGACAAGACCTAGAAAAAGCAGATGCATACGGTAATAAAGCGGATCCAAATAAAGTTGCCAACCCTGATAACCTTACGTATTCAAATGACTTAAATACACTCTTTATCGGAGAAGACAGCTCACTGCACACAAACAACTTCGTATGGGCTTATAATGTAAAAACAAAAAAACTATCACGCATTCTTTCAGTTCCAGTGGGAGCAGAAGCAACAGGTCTTCGTGCAGTAGAAAACATTAAAAACTCTCGCTACGTACTAAGCAACTATCAGCACCCAGGCGAGGACATCAGCGACAAAAACATTACCGCTGTTGATAAAGAAGAGCTAGCTAATGCAATGAAAGAAAGCATTGGCATTCAAGAAACAGGTGGTGTCGGATACATTTCTGGACTGCCTTCTAAGGACCGCGCTCCTTACAAAAAGCATTAA
- a CDS encoding MBL fold metallo-hydrolase — protein MSLHFSVLASGSTGNAILVSDGEHSLLVDAGLSGKQMEALFQQVNRNIPDLSGILVTHEHSDHIKGLGVLARKYKLPIFANEKTWNAMDGLIGNINTEQKFHFEIGQTKSFGQLEVESFGVSHDAAEPMFYVFHQGSKKLTLITDTGYVSDRMKGTIKNSDMYVFESNHDVEMLRMGRYPWSIKRRILSDVGHVSNEDAALAMADVIGDQTKRIYLAHLSQDNNMKEIARMSVAQVLQQKDINVEDNILLCDTDPKRPTDIVYV, from the coding sequence ATGAGCCTGCATTTCAGCGTGCTAGCGAGTGGGAGCACAGGAAATGCGATTTTAGTAAGTGATGGAGAACATTCCTTACTAGTTGATGCAGGGCTGAGCGGAAAGCAAATGGAAGCTCTCTTTCAACAAGTAAATCGCAATATCCCGGATTTATCAGGAATTTTAGTGACTCACGAACATAGTGACCATATTAAAGGACTAGGTGTTCTGGCACGTAAATATAAGCTCCCTATTTTCGCAAATGAAAAAACGTGGAACGCAATGGATGGCTTGATCGGCAACATTAATACGGAACAGAAGTTTCACTTTGAAATTGGCCAAACGAAATCGTTTGGTCAATTGGAAGTGGAGTCTTTTGGCGTTTCGCATGATGCCGCAGAGCCTATGTTTTATGTCTTTCATCAAGGGTCTAAAAAATTAACCCTTATTACGGATACCGGCTATGTAAGTGACCGCATGAAAGGTACGATTAAAAATAGCGATATGTACGTATTTGAAAGCAATCATGATGTTGAAATGCTGAGAATGGGGCGCTACCCTTGGAGCATTAAAAGACGAATTCTAAGCGACGTGGGACATGTATCAAATGAAGATGCGGCGCTTGCAATGGCAGATGTGATTGGAGATCAAACCAAACGCATTTATTTGGCGCATTTAAGTCAAGACAATAACATGAAGGAAATTGCCCGCATGTCGGTTGCACAAGTGTTACAACAAAAAGACATCAATGTAGAGGACAATATTCTCCTATGTGATACTGATCCAAAAAGACCAACTGATATTGTTTATGTATAG
- a CDS encoding S1C family serine protease yields MINEGFGDSVEHYDEGQEPNSRPPKRRRGYFASALVGAIIGALIVLLLMPALVRNGILPYGWMTDENRDEQTGSTIQKSVSLDVTTAVTKAVSEVNAAVVGVVNIQNSESFWNDERTDAGTGSGVIYKKQGNKAYIVTNYHVIKGANEIEVSFSNGTRVSAKILGSDDLMDLAVLEIDAGHVTKVATFGNSDKLKAGEPVIAIGNPLGLQFSGSVTQGVVSGINRVIPQDLNGDGNPDWQSEVIQTDAAINPGNSGGALVNIDGELIGINSMKIAQEAVEGIGLAIPINMARPIINDLERYGEVRRPYLGVSTLSLSEVSGYHLKETLKLPHDVVNGVAVLKVEPGSPAAKAGLKEYDVIVELDHSKVRDIATLRKHLYIEKEIGDKMNVTFYRDGKKKSTEVKLTRQMK; encoded by the coding sequence ATGATAAATGAAGGGTTCGGTGATAGTGTGGAACATTATGATGAAGGCCAAGAGCCAAATAGTCGGCCGCCTAAACGCCGCAGAGGATATTTCGCTTCTGCTCTGGTTGGAGCAATTATAGGTGCACTTATTGTACTGCTTCTTATGCCAGCCTTGGTGAGGAATGGGATTTTGCCATACGGATGGATGACGGATGAAAATAGAGATGAACAAACAGGTTCTACCATTCAAAAGTCAGTATCTCTTGACGTCACTACGGCCGTCACAAAAGCTGTTTCTGAAGTCAATGCAGCAGTTGTAGGAGTTGTAAACATTCAGAACTCTGAAAGCTTTTGGAATGATGAACGAACTGATGCCGGGACAGGCTCAGGTGTTATTTACAAAAAGCAAGGCAACAAAGCTTATATTGTGACAAACTATCATGTCATTAAAGGCGCTAACGAAATTGAAGTGAGCTTCAGTAACGGTACAAGGGTATCGGCTAAAATTCTTGGCAGCGATGATTTAATGGACTTAGCAGTTCTTGAAATTGACGCAGGCCACGTGACAAAAGTGGCTACCTTCGGAAATTCTGATAAGCTGAAAGCTGGTGAACCAGTGATTGCTATCGGAAACCCGCTAGGCCTTCAATTTTCTGGCTCCGTTACACAAGGAGTTGTCTCAGGGATTAACCGTGTCATTCCTCAAGATTTGAATGGCGATGGAAATCCTGATTGGCAATCAGAAGTTATTCAAACAGATGCCGCAATTAACCCTGGCAATAGCGGGGGTGCTCTTGTTAATATTGATGGTGAATTAATAGGCATTAATTCCATGAAAATTGCCCAAGAAGCAGTAGAAGGCATTGGTCTTGCAATACCAATTAACATGGCTAGGCCCATTATTAATGACTTAGAACGATATGGTGAAGTTAGACGTCCGTATCTTGGAGTTAGTACACTATCATTAAGTGAGGTATCAGGGTATCATTTAAAAGAAACCCTTAAGTTACCGCATGATGTAGTAAACGGAGTCGCTGTTCTAAAAGTCGAGCCAGGTTCGCCAGCCGCTAAAGCTGGGTTGAAGGAATATGATGTGATTGTTGAGCTAGATCACAGCAAAGTAAGGGACATTGCGACACTTCGCAAACACCTCTACATTGAAAAAGAAATTGGCGATAAAATGAACGTAACGTTCTATCGCGATGGCAAAAAGAAATCCACAGAAGTAAAATTAACGCGTCAAATGAAGTGA
- a CDS encoding class I SAM-dependent rRNA methyltransferase translates to MRKEVQVIAKEAFIKKVNKGYPLIEKDALVDGHKLQEEGVIINLVTPKSQFLAKGYYGKQNKGYGWILTKKKSEQIDAAFFARKIQQAIASRHDFYASEDTTAFRVFNSEGDGIGGLIIDYYDGYYVMSWYSEGIYQFKEYVIEALKSAPNFKGLYQKKRFNVKGQYIEEDDFVAGDKGEFPLIVKENGIRFAVYLNDGAMVGVFLDQRDVRKTIRDKYAKGKTVLNMFSYTGAFSVAAALGGAAKTTSVDLANRSLAKTIEQFSVNGIDHEAQDIIVEDVFKYFKYAVKKNMTFDLVVLDPPSFAKSKKHTFSAVKDYKDLLKEAIALTKPNGVIVASTNASNFDMKKFHSFIEKAFNEKGERYKMMEQFALPADFKTIKEFKSGNYLKVVFIQKVNR, encoded by the coding sequence ATGAGAAAAGAAGTACAAGTTATAGCCAAAGAAGCTTTTATTAAAAAAGTGAACAAGGGTTATCCACTCATTGAAAAAGATGCGCTTGTTGATGGTCATAAACTGCAAGAAGAAGGGGTTATTATTAACTTAGTCACTCCGAAGAGTCAATTTTTAGCCAAAGGCTATTATGGAAAACAAAACAAAGGCTACGGATGGATTCTTACGAAGAAGAAAAGTGAGCAAATTGACGCGGCGTTTTTTGCTAGGAAAATTCAGCAAGCTATTGCCTCTCGTCATGACTTTTATGCATCTGAAGACACAACTGCTTTTCGCGTATTTAATAGTGAAGGTGACGGAATCGGCGGCTTGATTATTGATTATTATGACGGATATTACGTCATGAGTTGGTATAGTGAAGGAATTTATCAATTTAAAGAATACGTCATTGAAGCCTTAAAGTCTGCGCCTAACTTTAAAGGGCTGTACCAGAAAAAACGTTTTAACGTAAAAGGTCAGTATATTGAAGAAGATGATTTTGTAGCAGGGGACAAAGGTGAATTTCCTTTAATTGTAAAAGAAAATGGTATTCGTTTTGCCGTTTACTTAAATGACGGAGCAATGGTGGGAGTCTTTTTAGATCAGCGAGACGTCCGTAAAACTATTCGAGATAAATATGCAAAAGGAAAGACCGTCTTAAATATGTTTTCGTATACAGGCGCATTTTCAGTGGCGGCCGCTCTTGGAGGAGCTGCGAAAACAACAAGTGTCGATTTAGCCAATCGCAGCTTGGCAAAAACAATTGAGCAATTTAGTGTAAATGGAATTGATCACGAAGCACAGGACATTATCGTAGAAGATGTTTTTAAGTATTTTAAATATGCGGTTAAGAAGAATATGACGTTCGATCTTGTAGTGCTAGATCCGCCAAGCTTTGCTAAGTCGAAAAAGCATACGTTTAGCGCAGTAAAAGACTACAAAGATTTATTAAAAGAAGCCATTGCGCTTACAAAGCCAAACGGTGTCATTGTAGCATCTACGAATGCAAGCAATTTTGATATGAAAAAATTCCATTCGTTTATTGAAAAAGCTTTTAATGAAAAAGGGGAACGGTACAAAATGATGGAGCAGTTCGCTCTTCCAGCTGATTTTAAAACAATAAAAGAATTTAAGTCAGGTAATTATTTAAAAGTCGTGTTTATTCAAAAAGTAAATCGCTAA
- a CDS encoding YycH family regulatory protein yields MGMRYEHIKTAILVVLVASSLIMTYHIWTYQPSYKVISKNQHLQEVEVSSKSKIEDHILPTEVLYHRNDNHYMSHDEDDVNKWVNEMKKWKFSNVTDVSDAISPDGFLNYVHGSNSIEVLYPDALPLKTFQQLFSFSQTSLPNQTFDRVLIKIKRTPSFFVSVYLVNYEQKKIYSVTVKNLAKDDIKELEDKMKRTYAPSFVYKENKNRYIFLPENNITMNSEVYYTSMRHLDIEKYKEALFNNPDYARKETSTNRDVYTEGTKVINVNTKTDVMEYVNLVNSTTEVMEDYNLINRSFSFVNDHGGWTESNYRFNSWNRITKEISYRYYKDNYPVYSNQGMTEIYQRWGNAEILNYRRPLYRFVRVQDSSVEKLQSSQKVIQLIEKHQNFDPNLLKDISIGYQLEEVSQQPKTGEKTVEFNSNSVKLVPSWFYYYNSKWYRIAPPTEGGDNDGLE; encoded by the coding sequence ATGGGAATGAGATATGAACATATCAAAACGGCCATCTTAGTTGTTCTCGTCGCTTCCAGTTTAATTATGACGTATCATATATGGACGTATCAGCCTTCTTATAAGGTCATTTCAAAGAATCAACATTTGCAGGAAGTTGAAGTGAGTTCAAAAAGTAAAATAGAAGATCATATTCTTCCAACAGAAGTTCTCTATCATCGAAACGATAATCACTACATGTCTCACGACGAAGATGATGTAAACAAATGGGTAAATGAAATGAAAAAGTGGAAATTTTCGAATGTGACGGACGTTTCGGATGCTATTTCTCCTGATGGATTTTTAAATTATGTCCATGGAAGTAATTCTATTGAAGTGCTGTATCCAGACGCGCTACCGTTAAAAACATTTCAACAGCTTTTTTCATTTTCTCAAACGTCTTTGCCTAATCAAACATTTGACCGTGTACTCATTAAAATTAAGCGTACACCTTCCTTTTTCGTGAGCGTGTATCTTGTGAATTATGAGCAAAAAAAGATTTATTCAGTTACAGTCAAGAATTTGGCCAAAGATGATATCAAAGAATTAGAAGACAAAATGAAACGTACGTATGCCCCGAGCTTTGTATATAAAGAAAACAAAAATCGGTATATCTTCCTTCCGGAAAACAATATCACGATGAATAGTGAAGTCTACTATACGAGCATGAGGCATTTAGATATTGAAAAATATAAGGAAGCGCTTTTTAACAACCCAGACTATGCGCGGAAAGAAACGTCTACAAACCGAGATGTCTACACCGAAGGTACAAAAGTGATTAATGTTAATACGAAGACAGATGTGATGGAATATGTGAATCTTGTAAATTCCACGACCGAAGTAATGGAAGATTATAATTTAATAAACCGTAGCTTTAGCTTCGTTAATGACCACGGAGGCTGGACGGAATCTAATTACAGGTTCAACAGCTGGAATCGTATTACAAAAGAAATTAGCTATCGTTATTATAAAGATAACTATCCAGTTTACAGCAATCAGGGCATGACTGAAATATATCAGAGATGGGGAAATGCGGAGATTTTAAATTACCGTCGTCCTCTTTATCGTTTTGTAAGAGTACAGGATTCCAGTGTAGAAAAGCTGCAGTCATCTCAAAAGGTGATTCAATTAATTGAAAAACACCAAAACTTTGACCCGAATCTGTTAAAAGATATTTCAATAGGCTATCAGCTAGAAGAAGTTTCACAGCAGCCGAAAACCGGTGAAAAGACGGTTGAGTTTAATTCTAATTCTGTCAAACTCGTTCCTTCTTGGTTCTATTATTATAATAGCAAGTGGTATCGAATTGCACCGCCGACGGAAGGAGGCGATAACGATGGATTGGAATAG
- a CDS encoding tRNA dihydrouridine synthase has translation MKDNFWHELPRPFFILAPMEAVTDVVFRHVVTEAARPDVFFTEFTNTESYCHPKGKDSVKGRLTFTDDEQPIVAHIWGDKPEYFRQMSIGMAEMGFRGIDINMGCPVQNVAGNGKGSGLIRRPDTAAEIIQAAKAGGLPVSVKTRLGYTQVDEWYDWLKHILEQDIVNLSIHLRTKKEMSDVDAHWELIPEIKKLRDEIAPHTLLTINGDIPDRQKGLELAEKYGVDGIMIGRGIFHNPFAFEKEKKEHTSEELLELLRLQLDLHDKYSEELEPRPFKPLRRFFKIYVRGFRGASELRNLLMSTETTDEVRALLDEFKDRAGVKEDEGFSVS, from the coding sequence ATGAAAGATAATTTTTGGCATGAGTTGCCGCGTCCGTTTTTTATTTTGGCACCGATGGAAGCTGTGACGGATGTCGTTTTTCGCCATGTTGTGACTGAAGCAGCACGACCTGACGTATTTTTTACAGAGTTTACGAATACGGAAAGCTACTGCCATCCGAAAGGAAAAGATAGCGTAAAAGGACGTTTGACGTTTACAGACGATGAACAGCCAATCGTTGCGCACATTTGGGGAGACAAGCCTGAGTACTTCCGTCAAATGAGTATCGGCATGGCCGAAATGGGCTTTCGCGGCATTGATATTAATATGGGCTGTCCTGTGCAGAACGTTGCAGGAAACGGAAAAGGTTCTGGTCTGATTCGCCGTCCAGATACTGCGGCTGAGATTATCCAGGCAGCCAAAGCTGGAGGGCTTCCAGTAAGCGTAAAGACTCGTCTTGGCTATACGCAAGTTGATGAGTGGTACGACTGGCTGAAGCACATTTTAGAACAGGATATCGTGAACCTTTCTATTCACCTTCGTACGAAAAAAGAAATGAGCGATGTTGACGCGCACTGGGAGTTAATTCCGGAGATTAAGAAACTTCGTGACGAAATTGCGCCTCATACGCTACTAACAATTAACGGTGATATTCCTGACCGCCAGAAAGGTCTGGAACTTGCAGAGAAGTACGGCGTTGATGGAATCATGATTGGACGCGGAATTTTCCATAATCCGTTTGCGTTTGAAAAAGAAAAGAAAGAGCACACAAGCGAAGAGCTATTAGAACTTCTTCGCCTGCAGCTAGATCTTCATGATAAGTATTCTGAAGAATTAGAGCCGCGTCCTTTCAAACCGCTTCGACGCTTTTTCAAAATTTACGTTCGCGGATTCCGCGGTGCAAGTGAATTAAGAAATCTACTCATGAGCACGGAAACAACTGACGAAGTGCGTGCGTTGCTTGATGAGTTTAAAGACAGAGCTGGAGTGAAAGAAGACGAAGGTTTTTCTGTTTCTTAA
- a CDS encoding CxxH/CxxC protein produces the protein MKIYCCLEHTELALDVIVDEIELAPVFEKIENSTDKKSCEYCDNEAVYVVGN, from the coding sequence ATGAAGATATATTGCTGTTTAGAACATACAGAACTAGCGCTGGATGTAATAGTAGATGAGATTGAGCTAGCGCCGGTTTTTGAAAAAATAGAAAATTCCACTGACAAAAAAAGCTGTGAATATTGTGACAATGAAGCTGTATATGTAGTAGGGAACTAA